A DNA window from Solea senegalensis isolate Sse05_10M unplaced genomic scaffold, IFAPA_SoseM_1 scf7180000013710, whole genome shotgun sequence contains the following coding sequences:
- the gatd1 gene encoding glutamine amidotransferase-like class 1 domain-containing protein 1, which yields MSSKPTCLMVASASPQGVSATSFHQSFNLCSSAFNLQTATPGGKTIDFVGVDESTARWVQDFSVKPYATPAKLESIDGARYQALLIPDCPGAVNDLAHSGSLHRILSHFICHQKPICAVGQGVSALCCATEGQKWIFNGYSLTGPSVFELVRRPDFANLPLIVEDFVKDSGGSYTASQEDAVHVVIDRHLITGQNMQSTSLAVNNLILLCSGK from the exons ATGTCTTCGAAACCTACATGTTTGATGGTGGCAAGTGCGTCTCCTCAAG GAGTGTCCGCAACGTCTTTCCACCAATCCTTCAATCTTTGTAGCTCAGCGTTTAATCTCCAAACAGCCACACCGGGG GGAAAGACGATAGACTTTGTTGGAGTTGATGAAAGCACTGCCAGATGGGTACAGGATTTCAGCGTGAAACCTTATGCAACACCAGCCAAACTTGAATCTATAGATG GTGCCCGATATCAGGCGCTCCTCATCCCGGACTGCCCTGGAGCAGTGAATGACCTGGCACACAGTGGCTCTCTGCACCGCATTCTCTCGCACTTCATTTGTCACCAAA AGCCTATTTGTGCAGTGGGACAGGGAGTGTCAGCTCTGTGCTGTGCCACCGAGGGACAGAAGTGGATCTTCAATGGCTACAGTTTAACAGGG CCATCCGTATTTGAATTGGTCCGAAGACCTGACTTTGCCAACCTGCCCTTGATTGTGGAAGACTTTGTGAAAGACAGCGGAGGGTCATACACAG CAAGTCAAGAAGATGCAGTGCATGTCGTCATAGACAGACACCTGATAACTGGTCAGAACATGCAGTCGACCTCACTTGCTGTAAACAATCTAATCCTGCTCTGTAGTGGcaagtaa
- the cd151 gene encoding CD151 antigen isoform X2 encodes METRGGKTHTCGTICLKYLLFLFNILFWLAGGVVLAVGVWTLVEKSDYVSLLNSSFYSASAYILIAAGVIVIVTGIIGCCATLKEMKSLLIVYLILLLCIVLLEIIAGVLAYIKYQELDEELRQNLKVNMQQKYKQPGEESVTQAVDKLQQEFMCCGSGNFSDWRDSVWIQAADNARLVPDSCCKTPSDLCGLRDHPSNIYNVEGGCIMKLEDFILSQLYILGSVGIGIAFLQIFGMMFTCCLYQNLKEDPY; translated from the exons ATGGAAACTCGAGGTGGAAAAACTCACACATGTGGGACAATTTGTCTGAAATATctactgtttttattcaatattCTCTTTTGG CTGGCAGGAGGAGTTGTCCTAGCAGTGGGAGTGTGGACTCTGGTGGAAAAAAGCGACTACGTCAGTTTACTGAATTCCAGTTTTTATTCAGCCTCTGCTTACATCCTGATAGCAGCTGGGGTCATCGTCATAGTGACGGGGATAATCGGATGCTGTGCCACTCTGAAGGAGATGAAGAGTCTTTTGATTGTG TATTTGATCTTGTTACTCTGTATTGTCCTGCTGGAAATCATTGCTGGTGTGCTGGCCTACATAAAGTACCAAGAG CTGGACGAGGAGCTCAGACAGAATCTGAAGGTGAACATGCAGCAGAAATACAAGCAGCCCGGGGAGGAGAGCGTCACACAGGCTGTGGACAAGCTTCAGCAGGAG TTCATGTGCTGTGGCAGTGGAAACTTCTCTGACTGGAGAGACAGTGTGTGGATCCAAGCTGCAGATAATGCAAGACTCGTTCCTGACAGCTGCTGTAAAACTCCCAGTGACCTCTGTGGTCTCAGGGACCATCCATCCAACATCTACAATGTGGAG GGAGGCTGCATCATGAAACTAGAAGACTTCATCCTCAGTCAGTTGTATATTCTTGGTTCAGTGGGTATTGGGATTGCATTTCTCCAG aTTTTTGGGATGATGTTTACTTGCTGCCTTTATCAAAATTTGAAAGAAGATccatactga
- the cd151 gene encoding CD151 antigen isoform X1: METRGGKTHTCGTICLKYLLFLFNILFWLAGGVVLAVGVWTLVEKSDYVSLLNSSFYSASAYILIAAGVIVIVTGIIGCCATLKEMKSLLIVYLILLLCIVLLEIIAGVLAYIKYQECFPFCYQLDEELRQNLKVNMQQKYKQPGEESVTQAVDKLQQEFMCCGSGNFSDWRDSVWIQAADNARLVPDSCCKTPSDLCGLRDHPSNIYNVEGGCIMKLEDFILSQLYILGSVGIGIAFLQIFGMMFTCCLYQNLKEDPY, translated from the exons ATGGAAACTCGAGGTGGAAAAACTCACACATGTGGGACAATTTGTCTGAAATATctactgtttttattcaatattCTCTTTTGG CTGGCAGGAGGAGTTGTCCTAGCAGTGGGAGTGTGGACTCTGGTGGAAAAAAGCGACTACGTCAGTTTACTGAATTCCAGTTTTTATTCAGCCTCTGCTTACATCCTGATAGCAGCTGGGGTCATCGTCATAGTGACGGGGATAATCGGATGCTGTGCCACTCTGAAGGAGATGAAGAGTCTTTTGATTGTG TATTTGATCTTGTTACTCTGTATTGTCCTGCTGGAAATCATTGCTGGTGTGCTGGCCTACATAAAGTACCAAGAG TGTTTCCCTTTCTGCTACCAG CTGGACGAGGAGCTCAGACAGAATCTGAAGGTGAACATGCAGCAGAAATACAAGCAGCCCGGGGAGGAGAGCGTCACACAGGCTGTGGACAAGCTTCAGCAGGAG TTCATGTGCTGTGGCAGTGGAAACTTCTCTGACTGGAGAGACAGTGTGTGGATCCAAGCTGCAGATAATGCAAGACTCGTTCCTGACAGCTGCTGTAAAACTCCCAGTGACCTCTGTGGTCTCAGGGACCATCCATCCAACATCTACAATGTGGAG GGAGGCTGCATCATGAAACTAGAAGACTTCATCCTCAGTCAGTTGTATATTCTTGGTTCAGTGGGTATTGGGATTGCATTTCTCCAG aTTTTTGGGATGATGTTTACTTGCTGCCTTTATCAAAATTTGAAAGAAGATccatactga
- the cracr2b gene encoding EF-hand calcium-binding domain-containing protein 4A isoform X2 has translation MMFLSAAMSRWLNDDEVLVGQGSGETVAMSPRLRGLQVLQGGSPRLSRGHRSPTLSRETMTASPQGETMGRAKELFLLCDKEGKGFITKRDMQRLQMELPLSPEQLETVFDSMDRESNGFLTPVEFNTVLGELVDLEDSTELSQDEAGEASDQVDWFQDAAAGGFVNILMELGADKLLEDQQELCSLWRELQKERPELLSVLESVLVHTVSRLQDAVRERDCLEQALCRREREHDQFVRTIYEEMENQLKEDRQRHQDNIKQMQRGQHLQEELKMREQELEVTLNKQKELETRIRQLTCEQANFKEQNQQLRSLNIQLQEHVETTRQQLQVALGQLSLLQLNDAQEQSARQRNVMRVSRNIQKEKESLLRQLELLRDMNKRLRDEKDAQQTQKRNPIVKKVLQKQGSIIGNYLLQEKPLKRQLNSPNELEQDKDKVATNAYQKHQLSCSVRCENVEQTQIQSNIVSPQRVFKVVFLGNSGVGKSSFIQHYCTGSFLSNLNATVGMDFQMKRLTLGSITITLQLWDTAGQERFRSITEQYYRKADGVLAMYDITHSTSFTVVRGWIDSVKEKMSEGAVLMLLGNKLDLEDRTGREVETEDGRRLAEQHQALFYECSAKTGCNVEELMAHLARMLVAQDDQHYVNALLLTEETSKKGCCT, from the exons ATGATGTTCCTCAGTGCAGCAATGTCTAGGTGGCTGAATGACGATGAAGTGTTGGTCGGTCAAGGCAGTGGTGAGACTGTAGCAATGAGCCCCAGACTACGGGGTCTTCAAGTTCTTCAAGGTGGAAGCCCAAGGCTGAGCCGGGGACACCGCTCACCGACTTTATCCAGAGAGACGATGACAGCAAGCCCGCAGGGAGAGACCATGGGAAGGGCCAAGGAGCTGTTTCTGCTTTGTGACAAAGAGGGGAAAGGCTTCATCACAAAGCGGGATATGCAG AGGCTACAAATGGAGCTGCCACTGTCTCCCGAACAGCTGGAGACAGTGTTTGATAGTATGGACAGAGAGAGCAATGGATTCCTTACTCCTGTCGAGTTCAACACAGTGCTTG GGGAGTTGGTGGATCTGGAGGACTCCACTGAGTTGAGTCAAGATGAAGCAGGGGAGGCTTCAGATCAGGTGGACTGGTTccaggatgctgctgctggtggattTGTGAACATACTTATGGAGCTGGGTGCTGACAAATTGTTGGAAGA tcAGCAGGAGCTCTGTTCTCTGTGGCGTGAGCTCCAGAAAGAAAGACCAGAGCTGCTGAGTGTCCTGGAAAGTGTCCTGGTCCACACAGTGTCCCGCCTACAGGATGCTGTCAGAGAGAGGGACTGTCTGGAGCAAGCGTTATGCAG aCGAGAGCGTGAACACGATCAATTTGTTCGGACCATATATGAAGAAATGGAAAATCAACTCaaagaggacagacagagacaccaG GACAACATCAAACAGATGCAAAGAGGACAGCATCttcaggaggagctgaagatgcGAGAACAAGAGCTGGAGGTTACACTGAACAAACAGAAAGAG CTGGAAACCAGAATCCGGCAGTTGACCTGTGAGCAGGCAAACTTTAAGGAGCAGAACCAGCAGCTGCGGAGTCTCAACATCCAGCTACAGGAGCACGTGGAAACCACcagacagcagctgcaggttgCTCTGGGTCAACTCAGCCTGCTGCAGCTCAATGATGCCCAGGAACAGTCAGCCAGACAGAG AAATGTGATGAGGGTCTCAAGGaatattcaaaaagaaaaggagagccTCTTAAGGCAACTGGAGCTGTTGAG ggACATGAACAAAAGGCTGCGAGATGAAAAAGATGCCCAGCAGACTCAGAAGAGG AATCCAATTGTCAAAAAGGTTTTGCAGAAGCAAGGCTCAATCATAGGTAACTACTTACTACAAGAGAAGCCACTGAAAAG ACAGCTGAACTCACCCAATGAGTTGGaacaggacaaagacaaagtggCGACAAATGCATACCAGAAACACCAACTGTCATGTAGTGTCAGGTGTGAAAATGTTGAACAGACTCAAATTCAG AGCAACATTGTCAGTCCTCAGCGAGTGTTCAAGGTGGTATTCTTGGGTAACTCGGGTGTGGGTAAGAGCTCCTTCATCCAACACTACTGCACTGGGAGCTTCTTGAGTAATTTGAATGCTACTGTTG gtaTGGATTTCCAGATGAAGAGATTAACTCTGGgctccatcaccatcaccttGCAGCTTTGGGACACTGCAGGACAGGAGAG GTTTCGCAGCATCACTGAGCAGTACTACCGAAAGGCTGATGGCGTCCTTGCCATGTACGACATCACTCACTCCACCTCCTTCACGGTGGTGAGAGGATGGATAGACTCTGTGAAG GAGAAGATGAGTGAAGGTGCTGTCTTAATGCTGCTGGGGAACAAGCTGGACCTGGAGGACCGAACTGGCAGAGAAGTGGAAACAGAGGATGGGCGGAGGCTGGCTGAG CAACACCAAGCTTTGTTTTACGAGTGCAGTGCCAAAACGGGTTGTAACGTGGAGGAGCTGATGGCTCACCTAGCAAG GATGTTGGTGGCTCAAGATGACCAACATTATGTAAATGCACTTTTACTGACTGAGGAAACGTCTAAAAAAGGCTGCTGCACatag
- the cracr2b gene encoding EF-hand calcium-binding domain-containing protein 4A isoform X1, translated as MMFLSAAMSRWLNDDEVLVGQGSGETVAMSPRLRGLQVLQGGSPRLSRGHRSPTLSRETMTASPQGETMGRAKELFLLCDKEGKGFITKRDMQRLQMELPLSPEQLETVFDSMDRESNGFLTPVEFNTVLGELVDLEDSTELSQDEAGEASDQVDWFQDAAAGGFVNILMELGADKLLEDQQELCSLWRELQKERPELLSVLESVLVHTVSRLQDAVRERDCLEQALCRREREHDQFVRTIYEEMENQLKEDRQRHQVQDNIKQMQRGQHLQEELKMREQELEVTLNKQKELETRIRQLTCEQANFKEQNQQLRSLNIQLQEHVETTRQQLQVALGQLSLLQLNDAQEQSARQRNVMRVSRNIQKEKESLLRQLELLRDMNKRLRDEKDAQQTQKRNPIVKKVLQKQGSIIGNYLLQEKPLKRQLNSPNELEQDKDKVATNAYQKHQLSCSVRCENVEQTQIQSNIVSPQRVFKVVFLGNSGVGKSSFIQHYCTGSFLSNLNATVGMDFQMKRLTLGSITITLQLWDTAGQERFRSITEQYYRKADGVLAMYDITHSTSFTVVRGWIDSVKEKMSEGAVLMLLGNKLDLEDRTGREVETEDGRRLAEQHQALFYECSAKTGCNVEELMAHLARMLVAQDDQHYVNALLLTEETSKKGCCT; from the exons ATGATGTTCCTCAGTGCAGCAATGTCTAGGTGGCTGAATGACGATGAAGTGTTGGTCGGTCAAGGCAGTGGTGAGACTGTAGCAATGAGCCCCAGACTACGGGGTCTTCAAGTTCTTCAAGGTGGAAGCCCAAGGCTGAGCCGGGGACACCGCTCACCGACTTTATCCAGAGAGACGATGACAGCAAGCCCGCAGGGAGAGACCATGGGAAGGGCCAAGGAGCTGTTTCTGCTTTGTGACAAAGAGGGGAAAGGCTTCATCACAAAGCGGGATATGCAG AGGCTACAAATGGAGCTGCCACTGTCTCCCGAACAGCTGGAGACAGTGTTTGATAGTATGGACAGAGAGAGCAATGGATTCCTTACTCCTGTCGAGTTCAACACAGTGCTTG GGGAGTTGGTGGATCTGGAGGACTCCACTGAGTTGAGTCAAGATGAAGCAGGGGAGGCTTCAGATCAGGTGGACTGGTTccaggatgctgctgctggtggattTGTGAACATACTTATGGAGCTGGGTGCTGACAAATTGTTGGAAGA tcAGCAGGAGCTCTGTTCTCTGTGGCGTGAGCTCCAGAAAGAAAGACCAGAGCTGCTGAGTGTCCTGGAAAGTGTCCTGGTCCACACAGTGTCCCGCCTACAGGATGCTGTCAGAGAGAGGGACTGTCTGGAGCAAGCGTTATGCAG aCGAGAGCGTGAACACGATCAATTTGTTCGGACCATATATGAAGAAATGGAAAATCAACTCaaagaggacagacagagacaccaGGTCCAG GACAACATCAAACAGATGCAAAGAGGACAGCATCttcaggaggagctgaagatgcGAGAACAAGAGCTGGAGGTTACACTGAACAAACAGAAAGAG CTGGAAACCAGAATCCGGCAGTTGACCTGTGAGCAGGCAAACTTTAAGGAGCAGAACCAGCAGCTGCGGAGTCTCAACATCCAGCTACAGGAGCACGTGGAAACCACcagacagcagctgcaggttgCTCTGGGTCAACTCAGCCTGCTGCAGCTCAATGATGCCCAGGAACAGTCAGCCAGACAGAG AAATGTGATGAGGGTCTCAAGGaatattcaaaaagaaaaggagagccTCTTAAGGCAACTGGAGCTGTTGAG ggACATGAACAAAAGGCTGCGAGATGAAAAAGATGCCCAGCAGACTCAGAAGAGG AATCCAATTGTCAAAAAGGTTTTGCAGAAGCAAGGCTCAATCATAGGTAACTACTTACTACAAGAGAAGCCACTGAAAAG ACAGCTGAACTCACCCAATGAGTTGGaacaggacaaagacaaagtggCGACAAATGCATACCAGAAACACCAACTGTCATGTAGTGTCAGGTGTGAAAATGTTGAACAGACTCAAATTCAG AGCAACATTGTCAGTCCTCAGCGAGTGTTCAAGGTGGTATTCTTGGGTAACTCGGGTGTGGGTAAGAGCTCCTTCATCCAACACTACTGCACTGGGAGCTTCTTGAGTAATTTGAATGCTACTGTTG gtaTGGATTTCCAGATGAAGAGATTAACTCTGGgctccatcaccatcaccttGCAGCTTTGGGACACTGCAGGACAGGAGAG GTTTCGCAGCATCACTGAGCAGTACTACCGAAAGGCTGATGGCGTCCTTGCCATGTACGACATCACTCACTCCACCTCCTTCACGGTGGTGAGAGGATGGATAGACTCTGTGAAG GAGAAGATGAGTGAAGGTGCTGTCTTAATGCTGCTGGGGAACAAGCTGGACCTGGAGGACCGAACTGGCAGAGAAGTGGAAACAGAGGATGGGCGGAGGCTGGCTGAG CAACACCAAGCTTTGTTTTACGAGTGCAGTGCCAAAACGGGTTGTAACGTGGAGGAGCTGATGGCTCACCTAGCAAG GATGTTGGTGGCTCAAGATGACCAACATTATGTAAATGCACTTTTACTGACTGAGGAAACGTCTAAAAAAGGCTGCTGCACatag
- the cracr2b gene encoding EF-hand calcium-binding domain-containing protein 4A isoform X3 — translation MSRWLNDDEVLVGQGSGETVAMSPRLRGLQVLQGGSPRLSRGHRSPTLSRETMTASPQGETMGRAKELFLLCDKEGKGFITKRDMQRLQMELPLSPEQLETVFDSMDRESNGFLTPVEFNTVLGELVDLEDSTELSQDEAGEASDQVDWFQDAAAGGFVNILMELGADKLLEDQQELCSLWRELQKERPELLSVLESVLVHTVSRLQDAVRERDCLEQALCRREREHDQFVRTIYEEMENQLKEDRQRHQVQDNIKQMQRGQHLQEELKMREQELEVTLNKQKELETRIRQLTCEQANFKEQNQQLRSLNIQLQEHVETTRQQLQVALGQLSLLQLNDAQEQSARQRNVMRVSRNIQKEKESLLRQLELLRDMNKRLRDEKDAQQTQKRNPIVKKVLQKQGSIIGNYLLQEKPLKRQLNSPNELEQDKDKVATNAYQKHQLSCSVRCENVEQTQIQSNIVSPQRVFKVVFLGNSGVGKSSFIQHYCTGSFLSNLNATVGMDFQMKRLTLGSITITLQLWDTAGQERFRSITEQYYRKADGVLAMYDITHSTSFTVVRGWIDSVKEKMSEGAVLMLLGNKLDLEDRTGREVETEDGRRLAEQHQALFYECSAKTGCNVEELMAHLARMLVAQDDQHYVNALLLTEETSKKGCCT, via the exons ATGTCTAGGTGGCTGAATGACGATGAAGTGTTGGTCGGTCAAGGCAGTGGTGAGACTGTAGCAATGAGCCCCAGACTACGGGGTCTTCAAGTTCTTCAAGGTGGAAGCCCAAGGCTGAGCCGGGGACACCGCTCACCGACTTTATCCAGAGAGACGATGACAGCAAGCCCGCAGGGAGAGACCATGGGAAGGGCCAAGGAGCTGTTTCTGCTTTGTGACAAAGAGGGGAAAGGCTTCATCACAAAGCGGGATATGCAG AGGCTACAAATGGAGCTGCCACTGTCTCCCGAACAGCTGGAGACAGTGTTTGATAGTATGGACAGAGAGAGCAATGGATTCCTTACTCCTGTCGAGTTCAACACAGTGCTTG GGGAGTTGGTGGATCTGGAGGACTCCACTGAGTTGAGTCAAGATGAAGCAGGGGAGGCTTCAGATCAGGTGGACTGGTTccaggatgctgctgctggtggattTGTGAACATACTTATGGAGCTGGGTGCTGACAAATTGTTGGAAGA tcAGCAGGAGCTCTGTTCTCTGTGGCGTGAGCTCCAGAAAGAAAGACCAGAGCTGCTGAGTGTCCTGGAAAGTGTCCTGGTCCACACAGTGTCCCGCCTACAGGATGCTGTCAGAGAGAGGGACTGTCTGGAGCAAGCGTTATGCAG aCGAGAGCGTGAACACGATCAATTTGTTCGGACCATATATGAAGAAATGGAAAATCAACTCaaagaggacagacagagacaccaGGTCCAG GACAACATCAAACAGATGCAAAGAGGACAGCATCttcaggaggagctgaagatgcGAGAACAAGAGCTGGAGGTTACACTGAACAAACAGAAAGAG CTGGAAACCAGAATCCGGCAGTTGACCTGTGAGCAGGCAAACTTTAAGGAGCAGAACCAGCAGCTGCGGAGTCTCAACATCCAGCTACAGGAGCACGTGGAAACCACcagacagcagctgcaggttgCTCTGGGTCAACTCAGCCTGCTGCAGCTCAATGATGCCCAGGAACAGTCAGCCAGACAGAG AAATGTGATGAGGGTCTCAAGGaatattcaaaaagaaaaggagagccTCTTAAGGCAACTGGAGCTGTTGAG ggACATGAACAAAAGGCTGCGAGATGAAAAAGATGCCCAGCAGACTCAGAAGAGG AATCCAATTGTCAAAAAGGTTTTGCAGAAGCAAGGCTCAATCATAGGTAACTACTTACTACAAGAGAAGCCACTGAAAAG ACAGCTGAACTCACCCAATGAGTTGGaacaggacaaagacaaagtggCGACAAATGCATACCAGAAACACCAACTGTCATGTAGTGTCAGGTGTGAAAATGTTGAACAGACTCAAATTCAG AGCAACATTGTCAGTCCTCAGCGAGTGTTCAAGGTGGTATTCTTGGGTAACTCGGGTGTGGGTAAGAGCTCCTTCATCCAACACTACTGCACTGGGAGCTTCTTGAGTAATTTGAATGCTACTGTTG gtaTGGATTTCCAGATGAAGAGATTAACTCTGGgctccatcaccatcaccttGCAGCTTTGGGACACTGCAGGACAGGAGAG GTTTCGCAGCATCACTGAGCAGTACTACCGAAAGGCTGATGGCGTCCTTGCCATGTACGACATCACTCACTCCACCTCCTTCACGGTGGTGAGAGGATGGATAGACTCTGTGAAG GAGAAGATGAGTGAAGGTGCTGTCTTAATGCTGCTGGGGAACAAGCTGGACCTGGAGGACCGAACTGGCAGAGAAGTGGAAACAGAGGATGGGCGGAGGCTGGCTGAG CAACACCAAGCTTTGTTTTACGAGTGCAGTGCCAAAACGGGTTGTAACGTGGAGGAGCTGATGGCTCACCTAGCAAG GATGTTGGTGGCTCAAGATGACCAACATTATGTAAATGCACTTTTACTGACTGAGGAAACGTCTAAAAAAGGCTGCTGCACatag
- the tmem138 gene encoding transmembrane protein 138, with translation MLQTSNYSLVLLIQLTLLTYDLLVNSFSELTRGEPVVQLVLFIIQDIAILFNVIIILLMMFNTYVFQVGLVSLLLERFRAMLFFSALYLTLSICFHSWVLNLRWLNSNRFVWTDGLQSLFVFQRTGAVLYYYLYKRTAEYMGDPRLYEDSLWLRDTFARARQ, from the exons ATGCTTCAAACCAGTAACTACTCACTGGTGCTGCTGATCCAGCTGACACTGCTGACCTATGACCTCTTAGTCAACTCCTTCAGTGAACTTACAAGGGGAGAGCCTGTCGTCCAGCTAGTGCTTTTTAT AATCCAGGACATTGCCATCTTATTCAATGTGATCATCATCCTGCTGATGATGTTTAACACGTACGTGTTCCAGGTTGGCCTGGTATCTCTGCTGCTAGAGAGATTCAGGGCAATGCTGTTCTTCTCTGCCCTTTACCTGACACTCAGCATCTGCTTCCACTCCTGGGTGTTG AACCTTCGATGGCTTAATTCAAACCGGTTTGTGTGGACAGATGGTCTTCAATCtctatttgtttttcagagaaCAG gAGCAGTGTTGTATTACTACTTGTACAAACGCACAGCTGAGTATATGGGAGACCCCAGGCTCTATGAGGACTCTCTCTGGCTGCGTGACACCTTTGCCAGAGCCCGTCAGTGA
- the tmem258 gene encoding transmembrane protein 258, giving the protein MELEAMTRYTSPVNPAVFPHLTVVLLAIGMFFTAWFFVYEVTSTKYTRDVYKELLISLVASLFMGFGVLFLLLWVGIYV; this is encoded by the exons ATG GAACTCGAAGCTATGACCAGGTACACCAGCCCGGTGAACCCGGCTGTGTTCCCTCACCTGACCGTCGTTCTGCTGGCCATCGGCATGTTCTTTACCGCCTGGTTCTTCGT TTATGAGGTGACTTCAACAAAATACACCAGGGACGTCTACAAAGAGCTGCTGATCTCACTTGTGGCTTCACTTTTTATGGGCTTTGGGGTGCTATTTTTATTACTCTGGGTCGGCATTTATGTATGA